In one window of Bombus fervidus isolate BK054 chromosome 4, iyBomFerv1, whole genome shotgun sequence DNA:
- the LOC139986553 gene encoding uncharacterized protein isoform X1: MKTMGDVAPNPVDEQNGTGASPQNPTAGKEFGHKTLKSLKRGLGRLWRRHRGNASITEYDPCYKVAYLGNVLTGWAKGEGCVEKPVSTLWRNYVTSSRPDVSMRLTVTNGGLTATTKDHGLTEYWAHRVTYCTAPASHPRLFVWVYRHEGRRLRPELRCHAALCSKESTARRLASTLNARLQQALLEFRRDKVSRQNARLSLANALYENPSLPRRKLLLSIGGQNYRPPLERSKSAPKLSAIEEDIVAEEIEQQRILEELRTLENVAHSWQDQDSWRLARLLDALNRESSDENGSISSGCETASTATSEERAPGPEDHHATGETTEQRIDRRVMFSDDAVVRGAGPRRNSDGSPNFMTCAGSPRFHRRNTVHTSRERFPHRNEEDESMEEEEEEIEDPASHVFDFEYVEDFDDVVDYRPRGEILCRLDDPQDRERRAMEKYPGRMSHDLLQNDDSPFLTLDSLDEEVDSDESGYVEAPPKSLLGQDDHRKEDEETDNGGVESGQDQTGSPDVLRGSNAEESGKTRNEDSKETKDPSDAKDAKDARDTKEEVETEEQVESKDSVLTVENNQRVKEKERERADFIKCPISETIKKLANASLKSSKSLEMTTNNCLKALNNLKTSKSLDGVKSAEMEGESPSLHQRKQLLAQQGVIV, encoded by the exons ATGAAAACGATGGGCGACGTGGCCCCGAATCCCGTCGACGAACAGAACGGCACTGGCGCCTCGCCACAGAACCCCACTGCCGGCAAAGAATTCGGCCACAAGACCCTCAAGTCCTTGAAGAGGGGCCTCGGCAGACTTTGGAGGAGGCATCGTGGCAACGCCTCCATCACCGAATACGACCCTTGCTACAAGGTCGCTTATCTTGGGAACGTACTCACCGGATGGGCCAAGG GGGAGGGCTGTGTAGAGAAACCAGTGTcaacgttatggcgcaattaCGTTACCAGCAGCAGGCCGGACGTGTCGATGAGGTTGACGGTGACGAACGGCGGTTTGACCGCCACGACCAAGGATCACGGTTTGACGGAGTACTGGGCGCATAGGGTGACCTATTGCACGGCACCTGCTTCTCATCCGCGCCTCTTCGTCTGGGTCTACCGGCACGAAGGACGTAGGTTGAGGCCAGAGCTCAGGTGCCACGCTGCCCTCTGTAGCAAGGAGTCCACCGCCAGGAGGCTGGCCTCGACCTTGAACGCCAGGTTACAGCAAGCGCTCCTAGAATTCCGACGGGACAAGGTCTCCAGACAAAATGCTAG atTATCGCTAGCAAACGCTCTGTACGAGAACCCTTCTTTACCACGACGAAAGCTGCTTCTCAGTATCGGAGGCCAAAATTACCGACCACCCCTTGAGAGATCGAAAAGCGCGCCGAAATTATCAGCGATCGAGGAAGATATCGTCGCTGAGGAAATAGAGCAGCAGAGGATCCTCGAAGAGTTGAGGACGCTAGAGAACGTGGCGCACAGTTGGCAAGATCAAGATAGCTGGAGGCTCGCTCGATTACTCGATGCTCTGAATCGCGAATCTTCCGACGAGAACGGAAGTATTTCGAGCGGGTGTGAAACAGCCAGCACCGCGACCAGCGAGGAAAGAGCTCCAGGTCCGGAAGATCACCATGCTACag GTGAGACAACGGAACAGCGAATAGACAGAAGAGTGATGTTCTCGGATGACGCGGTCGTAAGAGGTGCAGGTCCCCGAAGAAATTCCGATGGTTCGCCAAACTTCATGACCTGTGCCGGAAGTCCGCGTTTTCACCGTCGAAACACGGTGCATACCAGCCGCGAAAGGTTTCCACATCGGAACGAAGAGGACGAATCGatggaggaggaggaggaagagatAGAGGATCCTGCGTCGCACGTGTTCGATTTCGAGTACGTCGAGGACTTTGACGACGTGGTCGATTATAGACCAAGAGGCGAGATATTATGCAGGTTGGACGACCCGCAGGATAGAGAGAGACGAGCGATGGAAAAGTATCCTGGCAGAATGAGTCACGACTTGCTGCAAAACGACGACTCCCCTTTCTTGACTTTGGACTCCTTGGACGAGGAAGTGGACAGCGACGAAAGCGGTTACGTCGAGGCACCGCCAAAGTCTTTATTGGGCCAAGACGACCACCGCAAGGAGGACGAAGAGACCGATAACGGTGGCGTGGAGTCGGGTCAAGACCAGACCGGGTCACCGGATGTCCTGAGAGGATCGAACGCGGAAGAGAGCGGTAAAACGAGAAACGAAGATtccaaagaaacgaaagaccCGAGCGACGCGAAAGACGCGAAAGACGCGAGAGACACGAAAGAAGAAGTGGAAACGGAAGAGCAAGTCGAATCGAAAGATTCCGTGCTGACCGTGGAGAATAATCAGAGGGTCaaagagaaggaaagggaGAGAGCCGATTTCATCAAGTGTCCTATTTCAGAGACTATAAAGAAACTGGCGAACGCGTCGCTGAAAAGCTCCAAGTCCTTAGAAATGACTACGAACAACTGTTTGAAagctttgaataatttaaagacCTCGAAGTCGTTGGACGGCGTTAAGTCGGCGGAGATGGAAGGAGAGTCGCCGAGCCTTCATCAAAGGAAACAATTGCTCGCCCAACAAGGCGTTATCGTTTAA
- the LOC139986553 gene encoding uncharacterized protein isoform X2: MRLTVTNGGLTATTKDHGLTEYWAHRVTYCTAPASHPRLFVWVYRHEGRRLRPELRCHAALCSKESTARRLASTLNARLQQALLEFRRDKVSRQNARLSLANALYENPSLPRRKLLLSIGGQNYRPPLERSKSAPKLSAIEEDIVAEEIEQQRILEELRTLENVAHSWQDQDSWRLARLLDALNRESSDENGSISSGCETASTATSEERAPGPEDHHATGETTEQRIDRRVMFSDDAVVRGAGPRRNSDGSPNFMTCAGSPRFHRRNTVHTSRERFPHRNEEDESMEEEEEEIEDPASHVFDFEYVEDFDDVVDYRPRGEILCRLDDPQDRERRAMEKYPGRMSHDLLQNDDSPFLTLDSLDEEVDSDESGYVEAPPKSLLGQDDHRKEDEETDNGGVESGQDQTGSPDVLRGSNAEESGKTRNEDSKETKDPSDAKDAKDARDTKEEVETEEQVESKDSVLTVENNQRVKEKERERADFIKCPISETIKKLANASLKSSKSLEMTTNNCLKALNNLKTSKSLDGVKSAEMEGESPSLHQRKQLLAQQGVIV, encoded by the exons ATGAGGTTGACGGTGACGAACGGCGGTTTGACCGCCACGACCAAGGATCACGGTTTGACGGAGTACTGGGCGCATAGGGTGACCTATTGCACGGCACCTGCTTCTCATCCGCGCCTCTTCGTCTGGGTCTACCGGCACGAAGGACGTAGGTTGAGGCCAGAGCTCAGGTGCCACGCTGCCCTCTGTAGCAAGGAGTCCACCGCCAGGAGGCTGGCCTCGACCTTGAACGCCAGGTTACAGCAAGCGCTCCTAGAATTCCGACGGGACAAGGTCTCCAGACAAAATGCTAG atTATCGCTAGCAAACGCTCTGTACGAGAACCCTTCTTTACCACGACGAAAGCTGCTTCTCAGTATCGGAGGCCAAAATTACCGACCACCCCTTGAGAGATCGAAAAGCGCGCCGAAATTATCAGCGATCGAGGAAGATATCGTCGCTGAGGAAATAGAGCAGCAGAGGATCCTCGAAGAGTTGAGGACGCTAGAGAACGTGGCGCACAGTTGGCAAGATCAAGATAGCTGGAGGCTCGCTCGATTACTCGATGCTCTGAATCGCGAATCTTCCGACGAGAACGGAAGTATTTCGAGCGGGTGTGAAACAGCCAGCACCGCGACCAGCGAGGAAAGAGCTCCAGGTCCGGAAGATCACCATGCTACag GTGAGACAACGGAACAGCGAATAGACAGAAGAGTGATGTTCTCGGATGACGCGGTCGTAAGAGGTGCAGGTCCCCGAAGAAATTCCGATGGTTCGCCAAACTTCATGACCTGTGCCGGAAGTCCGCGTTTTCACCGTCGAAACACGGTGCATACCAGCCGCGAAAGGTTTCCACATCGGAACGAAGAGGACGAATCGatggaggaggaggaggaagagatAGAGGATCCTGCGTCGCACGTGTTCGATTTCGAGTACGTCGAGGACTTTGACGACGTGGTCGATTATAGACCAAGAGGCGAGATATTATGCAGGTTGGACGACCCGCAGGATAGAGAGAGACGAGCGATGGAAAAGTATCCTGGCAGAATGAGTCACGACTTGCTGCAAAACGACGACTCCCCTTTCTTGACTTTGGACTCCTTGGACGAGGAAGTGGACAGCGACGAAAGCGGTTACGTCGAGGCACCGCCAAAGTCTTTATTGGGCCAAGACGACCACCGCAAGGAGGACGAAGAGACCGATAACGGTGGCGTGGAGTCGGGTCAAGACCAGACCGGGTCACCGGATGTCCTGAGAGGATCGAACGCGGAAGAGAGCGGTAAAACGAGAAACGAAGATtccaaagaaacgaaagaccCGAGCGACGCGAAAGACGCGAAAGACGCGAGAGACACGAAAGAAGAAGTGGAAACGGAAGAGCAAGTCGAATCGAAAGATTCCGTGCTGACCGTGGAGAATAATCAGAGGGTCaaagagaaggaaagggaGAGAGCCGATTTCATCAAGTGTCCTATTTCAGAGACTATAAAGAAACTGGCGAACGCGTCGCTGAAAAGCTCCAAGTCCTTAGAAATGACTACGAACAACTGTTTGAAagctttgaataatttaaagacCTCGAAGTCGTTGGACGGCGTTAAGTCGGCGGAGATGGAAGGAGAGTCGCCGAGCCTTCATCAAAGGAAACAATTGCTCGCCCAACAAGGCGTTATCGTTTAA